A single Uloborus diversus isolate 005 chromosome 7, Udiv.v.3.1, whole genome shotgun sequence DNA region contains:
- the LOC129226828 gene encoding protein GVQW3-like, whose amino-acid sequence MDAPRDEQRGVVRFLTAEGVSQHEISRRMAAVYGEHFISLATVKRWCKRFKEGRESCKDDPRPGQSHRAITPNTIAQVDELIRQERRISIDELAEHVNISHGSVHTIIHDHLGYRLLCAEWMPKILNDRQKTERFGAALTHLIRYHNEGNDFLTAIVTGDESWCHHYEPETRRQSLRGNI is encoded by the coding sequence GAAGGTGTTTCCCAACACGAAATTAGTCGCCGTATGGCTGCCGTGTACGGTGAACATTTCATTTCATTGGCCACTGTGAAGCGTTGGTGCAAACGGTTCAAAGAAGGACGTGAAAGTTGCAAAGACGATCCAAGACCGGGCCAAAGCCACCGTGCAATCACCCCCAACACAATTGCACAGGTTGATGAGCTGATTAGACAAGAACGGAGGATAAGCATCGATGAACTGGCAGAGCATGTGAACATCAGTCACGGTTCGGTTCACACCATAATTCATGACCATCTCGGTTATCGGCTCTTGTGTGCTGAATGGATGCCCAAGATTTTGAACGACCGCCAGAAGACAGAGAGGTTCGGCGCTGCCTTGACTCATCTGATCCGGTATCACAATGAGGGTAACGACTTCTTGACTGCAATTGTGACAGGGGACGAATCATGGTGCCACCACTACGAGCCTGAAACACGCCGGCAGAGCTTACGTGGAAACATTTGA